From the Quercus lobata isolate SW786 chromosome 6, ValleyOak3.0 Primary Assembly, whole genome shotgun sequence genome, one window contains:
- the LOC115995305 gene encoding uncharacterized protein LOC115995305 — translation MNSFIFLFGMSGSKIRRFGVSISWSTIRSSSAFDRASPIDFTSSKNSFDWKRSTCFFCNLDQPNATVCSRVGNPKVFHSKPSTNFKYNLYKITSKVTGIYAPSSSQFLDLGVSEFCHCFQTHV, via the exons ATGAACtccttcatcttcctcttcgGAATGTCCGGCTCCAAAATCCGACGCTTCGGGGTCTCGATCTCGTGGAGCACAATTCGATCCTCCTCGGCTTTCGATCGAGCCTCGCCGATCGATTTCACGAGCTCCAAGAACTCCTTCGATTGGAAGAG GTCTACTTGCTTCTTTTGTAACTTGGATCAGCCAAATGCCACAGTTTGTTCTAGAGTCGGAAATCCCAAAG tttttcactcaaaacccTCGACAAACTTCAAGTACAATCTCTACAAAATCACTTCAAAG gttacaggtatatatgctccaagttcatcacagtttctagatttaggtgtgagtgagttttgccattgtttccaaactcacgtttaa